The genomic region aaaaaatttatgattttcaaaaagtttaaaaaatagaatgatttcaaaaaatatataaaatataattataaagaagacataataattagatttatttagtttaaatgaaattcttatagttgattttattatctatattttgagatgaaaaataattattaaaatttatatgtttatttagaaaaaaatattttatttacaatattataaatgataaaaaaataaaaaaaattatttaaattaaacatttcagtttttaaaatacaaagaaatccaaaaaaaaacctaaaaaatctatattcttaaaaatttgctcctataacaccaaaatttttaaattaatcataatgtagataaataatttttataatatcttaaatttaaaaatataaatcttaactttacaaaaattaaattaaaaataaataaataataaataaaaaattcaaatctaCCCCTTTTTTTCGCGTTAAGTTATCCATTTGAAGTTGCTCTCTTAATACGACATACCTTacgtcaaaaattaaaaaattatcataTAAGCTTTTTTGACTTCATTAAAAATCTCTTTTATTTTTATACGGCCACACGGCCATCAAATTTAGCCTGGAATACGAAGGGCGCTTAACCTTTTTCCTTGAAGCTCTTTAATCATAGAGGCGGAGGGCGAGTGGGagaacaaattttaaattattaattgtcACATCAAACAGATGGCATGTCCAGCTGTCACAATCCTAGTGTGATCCTAGCTGTCATGTGGGCCCACAATGACATTTCATGCAGGCGAATGTTGGATTCATCGTCATGATGACATACTCCGTCAGCACCCCTCAACGGCTACGCGCCGCGCGCCATGCCACGTATACGGCGAGTGGGAGGCTGCCCGATGCCCGCCGGGCAGCGGGCACATGCCCTCTTCTCTTCTCTTGCAGTGGAAGAAacgaaaaacatttaaaaaaaacaaagaaatcGAATGGGGTTTCGTCTTATGCGTTTGTGTTTTTGGTGATTCGACCCGCCGACTGAGCGCAAAATTTAAGGGGATTTGGACGAAATTGTGTATATTTTCGTGCATGTTTTGGCATTCGGGGGCATGAATGGAGAATCTGACCCTTAAATGGCAGGGCTTTGCGCTTGCAGTGCATGGAATCAGTGAGTGTTCTATCTATAGTTTCCAATTTAAGCACATTTCATGCATGTTTAGTTATTCATAAATAAATAGCTTAAGGCCTCTTAGGAAGAGGCTCAAGGCTTTTCGGCTCAGATTTGCTTTGAATCCCTCAATTTGAAGCCTGCTTTCATTTCAAAGGGAGATTTATATGCAAGTTTTTTAAATAGGGCAAATTCATCGCGATTTTGGCGTAAAGCTACGATCAGATGACATTTTTTTATATGGAAGAGCAATGGTTTTTGAATTTGTCTGAGATTCTGGTGAGTTTTTCGTTAGTGGCTGATTATTGAGCTGTTGAGGCTTCGTTTCACTGTATTTGAGCCGGGGTTGTGGCTGTCTGGATTCACAGCTTTAATTTAAGGCAGAGGAAGGAAATTTTCGGTAAATAATGGCTCAAGATAGTTGGAATGGGGAGAGCGACGAGAGTGGCTGCCAGCCTCCCGAAGCTCCCCTTCTCTGCGCAAATGATTGCGGATTTTTTGGAAGCCCTGCCACAATGAATTATTGTTCAAAGTGCTACAAGGATCTTGTGCTGAAGCAGGCTAGGGTTTCGAAATCATCTGCCGTTGCGGCTCCTGCTCCTCCGCAAATTGAAGATCTTGTTCAGGCGGTGGCAGAGGGAGAGACGTCTTCCGGAGGAGGAGTGCCGCTAAAGACGCCGGCGAATCGCTGCAATTGTTGCCGGAAGCGCATTGGATTGACAGGCTTCAAGTGCCGCTGTGGTGAAATGTTTTGCGCCCTCCATCGCTATTCAGACAAGCACAATTGTTCCTACGATTACCGGAAAGCTGGCCAGGAAGCAATTGCCAAGGACAATCCGGTGGTCAAGGCGGAAAAAATTGAGAAGATTTGACGAGGAATTCGAGGGTTTGTTAATTGTTCAAAACCCTTGATGTTGAATCTTAATTTTAACTTGATCTCGCATGGTATCTTGACAGCCAATCATAGTAGACCCTTGTTTCATCTTCATTTTTATTTCACTGCATCGGATATGGTGTATGCCATTATTGGATACTTCTGTTCTGTTACGCTGAAAATGGGTTTGTACAGTTAATTTCATGTGTTGGGGCCAATTCCTGTCATGACATTTTCGAATTCTTAATCTGATTTTAGTTTGATTGTGTTGGTTTTTGTGTTCATCTGAATGAATGTGGCATTTGTTTGGCAGACAAATTTAAGGATCTTATGCAATCGAGAAATGTAAATAATGGATGCCATGCCACACACAGTTTGAGTAGTTGTTCATTCAAATCTACTGTACTCTTCGTAAATTTTCTGATGAATGCACCGTTTTTCAAACTGCAATTTTTCATTCCAGATTCCACTAAAAATAGAAATAGTGAATACTTCATCAGTTTGATTCGAAAGGTGGATGAAAAAGTTTTATGAATCGTAGAAACTACATGGTTTTAATGGTTGAAACTAGTtgattttcatttttctttatatttAGAAAAATGTTCACTGAATTAAAAGATTGTTTAAAACTAATTGATTTTAGTTTTTTTGGATgtgtattatatttttttattaatagatTTT from Cryptomeria japonica chromosome 3, Sugi_1.0, whole genome shotgun sequence harbors:
- the LOC131066684 gene encoding zinc finger A20 and AN1 domain-containing stress-associated protein 6, whose protein sequence is MAQDSWNGESDESGCQPPEAPLLCANDCGFFGSPATMNYCSKCYKDLVLKQARVSKSSAVAAPAPPQIEDLVQAVAEGETSSGGGVPLKTPANRCNCCRKRIGLTGFKCRCGEMFCALHRYSDKHNCSYDYRKAGQEAIAKDNPVVKAEKIEKI